The proteins below come from a single Bremerella sp. JC817 genomic window:
- a CDS encoding sigma-70 family RNA polymerase sigma factor, whose amino-acid sequence MSADATQLEQRIQENQGLVISLAKSIHRKLPPQIGMDDLIAYGQLGLAEAAQSFEEGRGASFSTFAYYRVRGAIYDGISKMSWNSHAARMQNKYQQMAVDTLEAESTRGEPSQAKIEENARWLGNLTEKLAIIYLASHGEDTQDAIQAVADARVEKPDEQLENEEIHRLLKKLLQTLAPQEQELIRMTYYEGLSLKEAADHLGKSKSWASRLHQAILERLGRALRQTT is encoded by the coding sequence ATGTCTGCCGACGCGACCCAACTTGAGCAACGCATCCAAGAGAACCAAGGCCTGGTTATCTCGCTGGCGAAGTCAATCCATCGCAAATTGCCACCGCAGATCGGCATGGACGACCTGATCGCCTACGGACAATTGGGGCTGGCTGAAGCGGCCCAGTCGTTCGAGGAAGGGCGCGGAGCGAGCTTCTCGACCTTCGCGTACTATCGTGTTCGAGGGGCGATATACGACGGCATCTCGAAGATGAGCTGGAATTCGCATGCGGCTCGCATGCAGAACAAATACCAGCAGATGGCGGTCGATACGCTGGAAGCGGAGAGCACTCGGGGAGAACCTTCCCAGGCAAAAATCGAAGAAAATGCTCGATGGCTTGGCAACCTGACGGAAAAACTCGCGATTATCTACCTGGCCAGCCACGGCGAAGATACGCAAGACGCGATTCAAGCAGTTGCGGACGCTCGCGTGGAAAAACCTGACGAGCAACTCGAGAACGAAGAGATCCATCGGCTGCTGAAGAAACTGCTGCAAACCCTGGCTCCGCAAGAGCAAGAACTGATCCGGATGACCTACTACGAAGGGTTAAGTCTCAAGGAGGCGGCTGATCATCTTGGCAAAAGCAAGTCTTGGGCAAGCCGATTGCATCAAGCCATTCTCGAGCGTCTGGGTCGCGCTCTGCGTCAAACGACTTAG
- the tssA gene encoding type VI secretion system protein TssA — MAFPQVLDVETLINPISDENPSGVELRGSEHANEFFDLREIFNQSNKAERELQTAMAFPDEEFPDLKDPQWEEVRDRSIHVLTNYSKDVSVASWLIEAVMRLDGIAGLRDGFKVMQEICRRYWDSIHPQPDEDEGYAETVSQLTGLTSERTFGVLDALPLTSGGGGSYSLFDFNEANRIEGMPTEERQRRITEGAIERNTFDESFRATPREHFNDVLEDLDTIIDTIRDLATYLDERCVRNSFGEDTSPSMTSFRQKLEATRSTVQQLISELLLEEATPAVEETAQEGEATQDQPKVVAGAIQSRTDAIKLIRKAAEYFRKTEPQSFIHFKLEQAARWAEMPFPELLKELLRDDSAMGELHRRTGIPIPDDEGGY; from the coding sequence ATGGCATTCCCACAAGTCCTCGACGTCGAAACGTTGATCAATCCGATCTCGGATGAAAATCCGAGCGGTGTGGAGCTTCGTGGTTCGGAACATGCCAACGAGTTCTTCGACCTGCGCGAGATCTTCAATCAATCGAACAAAGCCGAGCGCGAGCTGCAAACGGCGATGGCCTTTCCGGATGAAGAGTTTCCGGACTTGAAGGATCCGCAGTGGGAAGAAGTTCGAGATCGCTCGATTCATGTCCTGACAAACTATTCCAAAGACGTATCGGTCGCTTCGTGGCTAATCGAAGCGGTCATGCGTTTGGATGGCATCGCCGGGCTGCGGGATGGTTTCAAAGTGATGCAGGAAATCTGCCGTCGCTATTGGGATAGCATCCACCCGCAGCCTGACGAAGACGAAGGCTATGCCGAGACGGTCTCGCAACTGACCGGCCTGACCAGCGAACGAACGTTCGGCGTGTTGGATGCGTTGCCACTGACCAGCGGTGGAGGGGGGAGCTACTCCCTCTTTGACTTCAACGAAGCCAACCGTATCGAAGGGATGCCCACGGAAGAGCGTCAACGGCGAATCACGGAAGGGGCGATCGAACGAAACACGTTTGACGAGTCGTTCCGCGCTACGCCTCGCGAACACTTTAATGATGTGCTCGAAGATCTCGACACTATCATCGACACAATCCGCGACCTGGCGACTTACCTCGACGAACGTTGCGTCCGCAACTCGTTTGGCGAAGATACCTCGCCGTCGATGACCTCGTTTCGTCAGAAGCTTGAGGCGACCCGATCGACCGTACAACAACTGATTTCCGAGCTTTTGCTCGAGGAAGCAACGCCGGCCGTGGAAGAAACTGCGCAGGAAGGCGAAGCTACACAAGACCAACCCAAGGTGGTTGCGGGGGCGATCCAGTCGCGAACCGACGCCATCAAACTGATTCGCAAGGCGGCCGAGTACTTCCGCAAGACCGAGCCGCAATCGTTCATTCACTTCAAACTCGAGCAAGCCGCGCGATGGGCCGAGATGCCTTTTCCGGAACTGCTCAAAGAGTTGTTGCGTGACGATTCTGCGATGGGGGAATTGCATCGTCGTACAGGTATTCCGATACCAGACGACGAGGGTGGATATTAA
- the tssB gene encoding type VI secretion system contractile sheath small subunit, which produces MAESYQKRLNRVRKPRVHITYDVETGDAMEKKELPFVVGVMGDFSGNPAEKMEPLKDRKFVQIDRDNFDDVMKRFRPELNMRVDNTLADDGSQMAVNLKFQSMDDFSPANVAKQIEPLKKLLATRDNLRDLLTKIDRSDDLETLLEQVMNDAGQLKKLAGELGVQDSGDADKGDA; this is translated from the coding sequence ATGGCTGAAAGTTATCAAAAGAGGCTCAATCGCGTCCGCAAGCCTCGCGTCCACATCACTTACGATGTGGAAACGGGCGATGCCATGGAGAAGAAAGAGCTGCCATTTGTGGTTGGGGTGATGGGAGATTTCTCCGGCAACCCAGCCGAAAAGATGGAACCGCTCAAGGATCGCAAGTTCGTTCAGATCGATCGCGACAACTTCGACGACGTGATGAAGCGATTCCGCCCCGAACTGAATATGCGCGTCGACAACACGTTGGCGGACGATGGTTCGCAAATGGCCGTCAACTTGAAGTTCCAATCGATGGACGACTTCAGCCCAGCTAACGTTGCCAAGCAGATCGAACCCCTCAAAAAGCTGCTCGCAACGCGTGACAATCTGCGTGACCTGTTGACCAAGATCGATCGCAGCGACGACCTGGAAACCTTGCTGGAACAGGTTATGAACGACGCCGGACAGCTCAAGAAATTGGCTGGTGAACTGGGCGTCCAAGATTCGGGTGATGCTGACAAAGGGGATGCATAG
- the tssC gene encoding type VI secretion system contractile sheath large subunit has translation MSAGEQQSAQAAAQNVEATSLLDAAITATKQTEQPRAKELIQTLVEEAMKGTVTFDKDIIRTINQGIAAIDEAVSTQLATVMHHPEFQKLEGSWRGLNYLVSNSETGEMLKLRVLNATKKDLSKDLERAVEFDQSTTFKKIYESEFGLAGGTPYGALIGNYEWDNTPDDIAALEKMSGVAASAFAPFLTAPSASFFGFDDWEELSRPRDLAKIFDSQEYIKWNAFRQSEDSRFVTMCMPRTLARLPYGAATKPIDEFDFEEVETGPGGQPIEVDHEEYCWMNTAFVMGAKLTDAFAKTGWCTAIRGVENGGKVEGLPVHVFKSSDGDSGIKCPTEVAITDRREAELSKLGFLSLCHFKDTDYSVFFGGQTTQRPKQYHEPDATANAEISARLPYIMASSRFAHYLKVIARDKIGSFMERDDCERWLNDWIHNYVCADKSPSAEVKARLPLAEARVEVTEMPGKPGSYNAVAYLRPWLQMEELTTSLRMVASIPQKAG, from the coding sequence ATGAGTGCCGGTGAACAACAATCCGCTCAAGCAGCGGCCCAAAACGTAGAAGCAACCAGCCTCCTGGATGCTGCGATCACAGCGACCAAGCAGACCGAACAGCCTCGCGCGAAAGAGCTGATTCAGACGCTGGTCGAAGAAGCGATGAAGGGGACGGTTACCTTCGACAAAGATATTATCCGGACGATCAACCAAGGGATCGCCGCGATCGACGAAGCGGTCTCGACCCAGTTGGCGACGGTCATGCATCACCCAGAGTTTCAAAAGCTGGAAGGTAGCTGGCGTGGCCTGAACTACCTGGTCAGCAACAGCGAAACGGGCGAGATGCTGAAGCTGCGTGTCTTGAACGCAACGAAGAAGGATCTCTCGAAAGATCTGGAACGTGCTGTCGAGTTCGATCAAAGCACCACCTTCAAAAAGATCTACGAAAGCGAATTCGGCCTGGCCGGTGGTACGCCTTATGGCGCACTGATCGGCAACTACGAATGGGATAACACCCCAGACGATATTGCCGCCTTGGAGAAGATGTCAGGCGTGGCCGCGTCGGCGTTCGCCCCGTTTTTGACTGCTCCGAGCGCAAGCTTCTTCGGGTTTGACGACTGGGAAGAGCTCTCGCGTCCACGCGACCTGGCGAAGATCTTCGACTCGCAAGAGTACATCAAGTGGAACGCGTTCCGTCAGTCGGAAGACTCGCGGTTCGTAACCATGTGCATGCCACGCACGCTGGCTCGCTTGCCTTACGGTGCGGCGACCAAGCCAATCGACGAGTTCGATTTTGAAGAAGTCGAAACCGGTCCTGGTGGTCAGCCAATCGAAGTCGATCACGAAGAATACTGCTGGATGAACACAGCGTTCGTCATGGGTGCCAAGCTGACCGACGCGTTTGCGAAGACGGGGTGGTGCACGGCGATCCGCGGTGTCGAAAACGGCGGTAAGGTCGAAGGCCTGCCGGTGCACGTGTTCAAGAGCAGCGATGGCGACTCAGGTATCAAGTGCCCAACCGAAGTGGCGATCACCGATCGTCGCGAAGCGGAACTGAGCAAGCTGGGCTTCCTGTCGCTCTGCCATTTCAAAGATACCGACTACTCGGTCTTCTTTGGTGGTCAGACCACGCAGCGGCCAAAGCAGTACCATGAACCAGACGCCACAGCCAACGCCGAGATTTCGGCTCGCTTGCCGTACATCATGGCTTCGTCCCGTTTCGCTCACTACTTGAAGGTGATCGCACGCGACAAGATCGGTTCGTTCATGGAACGCGACGACTGCGAACGCTGGTTGAACGACTGGATTCACAACTACGTCTGTGCCGACAAGAGCCCAAGTGCCGAAGTCAAGGCGCGTCTGCCTTTGGCCGAAGCACGGGTCGAAGTCACCGAAATGCCTGGCAAGCCAGGTTCGTACAACGCGGTGGCCTACTTGCGTCCATGGCTGCAGATGGAAGAGTTGACCACCTCGCTTCGCATGGTGGCCAGCATTCCGCAAAAGGCTGGCTAA
- the tssC gene encoding type VI secretion system contractile sheath large subunit, which translates to MPAEFPTQPEELAQPLLEEVTQAVPQDAPTETTGPISILDWIVDSEHVAEAGQASHRWDEFMTATTIYERLLAWLGKVDGLSKKSLVRRLNADVAQIDQWLNDQLNAILHHPKFQKLEASWRGLQYLTDMVDEEADRQQVHVRVLNASWKDVERDMERAIEFDASELFKKIYEEEFGTAGGKPFGVMIGDYHIHPQPTKHHPHRDIDTLQGLAGIAAASFCPFIAGASSSMFGLDDFSGIEHVENLRSGFDQAEFTQWHAFRKSEDARFVGLVMPKVLMRLPYETFDARADGFCFREEVAGRDRRNYLWGNAAYAFAEVLIRAYSDCGWLAQIRGVQRNVVGGGLVSRLPVHYFGTDREGIAPKASTDCIVSDRQEAELANLGFIPLTHCHDTELSAFYSNQTVQLPKRYEEPEATQNAKISSMLQYILCTSQFAHALKVIARDKVGTFESREAIERFLNDWIHDYVTPDQKAKPETKAARPLRQAEISLRDDPGKPGSYHCTFKLWPHYQLDDLVASIRMKTTIEGRRQ; encoded by the coding sequence ATGCCTGCTGAGTTTCCAACGCAACCTGAAGAGCTCGCTCAACCTCTGCTGGAAGAGGTAACGCAGGCAGTTCCGCAGGATGCGCCGACGGAAACCACCGGGCCAATCTCGATTCTGGACTGGATTGTCGACAGTGAACATGTCGCGGAAGCGGGGCAAGCTTCGCATCGCTGGGACGAGTTCATGACGGCGACCACTATCTACGAGCGGCTGCTTGCCTGGCTCGGCAAAGTGGATGGGCTCTCGAAAAAGTCGCTCGTTCGCCGACTGAATGCCGACGTCGCTCAGATCGATCAATGGCTCAACGATCAACTGAATGCGATTCTGCACCATCCCAAGTTTCAGAAGCTGGAAGCCTCGTGGCGGGGGCTGCAATATCTGACCGACATGGTCGATGAAGAGGCTGATCGTCAGCAGGTCCATGTGCGCGTATTGAACGCCAGTTGGAAAGATGTCGAACGCGACATGGAACGAGCGATCGAGTTCGACGCCAGTGAGCTGTTCAAAAAAATCTATGAAGAAGAATTTGGTACGGCTGGTGGCAAGCCATTTGGGGTGATGATCGGCGATTATCACATTCATCCGCAGCCGACCAAGCATCATCCTCATCGCGATATCGACACGCTGCAAGGCCTGGCAGGGATCGCGGCCGCTTCGTTCTGTCCGTTCATCGCCGGGGCCAGTTCCTCGATGTTTGGCCTGGACGATTTCAGCGGGATCGAACATGTCGAGAACCTTCGTTCCGGGTTCGACCAGGCCGAGTTCACCCAATGGCATGCCTTCCGCAAATCAGAAGATGCCCGGTTTGTCGGGCTGGTGATGCCGAAGGTCCTGATGCGTTTGCCCTACGAGACCTTCGATGCCCGGGCCGACGGCTTTTGCTTCCGCGAAGAAGTCGCCGGACGCGATCGACGAAATTATTTGTGGGGCAACGCTGCCTATGCTTTCGCGGAAGTATTGATCCGCGCCTATTCCGATTGCGGATGGCTGGCGCAGATTCGTGGTGTTCAGCGAAACGTGGTGGGGGGCGGATTGGTCAGCCGCTTGCCGGTTCACTACTTCGGGACCGATCGCGAAGGGATCGCTCCGAAAGCTTCGACCGATTGTATTGTTAGTGATCGACAAGAGGCGGAACTGGCCAACCTCGGTTTCATTCCGCTGACCCATTGTCACGATACCGAACTGAGCGCGTTCTATTCCAATCAAACGGTTCAGTTGCCAAAGAGATACGAAGAGCCCGAAGCGACGCAGAACGCGAAGATCTCGAGCATGTTGCAGTACATCCTCTGCACCTCACAATTCGCCCATGCGTTGAAGGTGATCGCACGTGACAAGGTCGGTACCTTCGAGAGTCGCGAGGCGATCGAACGGTTTCTCAATGATTGGATTCACGACTATGTGACCCCAGATCAGAAGGCGAAGCCCGAAACAAAGGCGGCCCGGCCACTGCGTCAGGCCGAGATCTCATTGCGAGACGACCCTGGTAAGCCTGGCTCGTACCACTGCACCTTCAAGTTATGGCCTCATTATCAACTGGATGACCTGGTCGCTTCGATTCGCATGAAGACCACCATCGAAGGCCGCCGACAATAA
- a CDS encoding type VI secretion system accessory protein TagJ, with translation MTIGEKLKNGQLDDAIDEAIADVKKQPMQWDLRIAMAQLLCLRGDLQRADGHLETAQIQTPDAILRISMYRQMIRGEMTRNECWDDGRTPDLMQGQEPTPLIEKNLRLLLALRDGNLSEAATLAGEIEEERPLVKGTCDGVPFEDLRDQDDRTAFFFETITSNGKYFWIPFDEIESIEFHPPEQPSDLIWRRATMSAYGQEGDVFLNALYPGSSQSDDLTQKLGQSTDWLGQEGEPGRGLGQRMFWLGEDEKSIMEISTLTFSK, from the coding sequence ATGACCATCGGTGAGAAGCTAAAGAACGGACAGCTCGACGACGCAATTGACGAGGCGATTGCCGACGTCAAGAAGCAGCCGATGCAATGGGACCTGCGAATTGCGATGGCTCAACTGCTATGTCTGCGAGGCGATTTGCAGCGAGCCGACGGGCATCTGGAAACGGCCCAGATTCAAACCCCCGATGCGATCCTGCGAATCTCGATGTATCGGCAGATGATCCGGGGCGAGATGACTCGGAACGAATGCTGGGACGACGGACGTACGCCTGACCTGATGCAAGGTCAGGAACCGACCCCGCTGATCGAAAAGAACCTGCGATTGCTGTTGGCCCTGCGAGATGGCAACCTGTCCGAGGCCGCAACCTTGGCTGGCGAAATCGAGGAAGAACGCCCGCTCGTCAAGGGAACGTGCGATGGGGTCCCCTTTGAAGATCTACGAGACCAGGACGACCGCACTGCGTTCTTCTTCGAGACGATTACCAGCAACGGAAAGTACTTCTGGATTCCGTTCGACGAGATCGAATCGATCGAATTCCATCCGCCGGAACAGCCTTCCGACTTGATCTGGCGCCGAGCCACCATGAGTGCCTACGGTCAAGAAGGGGACGTCTTCCTCAATGCGTTGTACCCCGGCAGCTCGCAAAGCGACGACCTGACACAGAAGCTTGGCCAAAGCACGGACTGGCTCGGGCAAGAAGGAGAGCCTGGTCGTGGCCTGGGGCAGCGAATGTTCTGGCTGGGTGAAGACGAGAAGTCGATTATGGAAATCAGCACGCTGACTTTCAGCAAATAG
- the tssE gene encoding type VI secretion system baseplate subunit TssE, which translates to MSKGEEDQPLMPSVFDRLIDYEPFNARETPRSQTQTMREIRESVMRDLENLLNTRWRCMNWPPEKGTLDGSLVNYGIPDFSSIDLSSDMDLETLREAIEFAIRTYETRFVSVEVELSPKLKKEDRLLQFVIRAELYATPAPEPIVFDSTLEPSDQLFHVKRKDR; encoded by the coding sequence ATGTCGAAGGGAGAAGAGGATCAGCCGTTGATGCCGTCCGTATTCGATCGCTTGATCGATTACGAACCGTTCAACGCGCGGGAAACACCTCGTTCGCAAACCCAGACCATGCGTGAGATCCGCGAGTCGGTGATGCGGGATCTCGAGAACTTGCTGAATACGCGTTGGCGCTGCATGAACTGGCCGCCAGAAAAGGGGACGCTTGACGGCTCGCTGGTGAATTACGGCATTCCAGATTTTTCTTCGATTGATCTCAGCTCGGACATGGATCTGGAAACGCTACGAGAGGCGATCGAGTTTGCGATTCGCACCTACGAGACACGGTTCGTTTCGGTCGAGGTCGAACTCTCGCCGAAGCTTAAGAAAGAGGATCGTTTGCTGCAGTTTGTCATTCGTGCGGAACTGTATGCCACGCCTGCTCCGGAACCGATTGTGTTTGATTCGACGTTGGAGCCTTCGGATCAGTTATTTCATGTGAAACGGAAGGATCGATGA
- the tssF gene encoding type VI secretion system baseplate subunit TssF — translation MSDELLEFYRRERAYLLDQGKSFAEANPKIASRLGLGGDDFKDPHVGRLIESFAYLNARTRLKLEDDFPEIAASMLEVLFPHLLRPIPSMSIVQFGLDRAQVEAFDGFTVARGTSLETEQIDGDPCRFRTCYPVTCWPIEITDVRMMSHPFEAPATAYNTDSTAMIRIRAKTFSTNTQLNQLNLKTLRFYIKEQAPYKYDLYELLMTSVVGVAAARNPKAPDCQLLGTRCIEPVGFQRDEGMFDYPARSFIGYRMLTEFFTFPDKFLFFDLQLGNCLKKISGEEVEFYIFLKETNADLERRLSAENLRIGCTPITNLYRQEAEPIRLTHQQTEYHVIPDSRRPFANEIYSIDEVTAVSQDNREVPYHPFYSFKHASQSREAGTYWHATRRPNPGGREVNDEGTELFMSIVDLDFQPSSPAQWSLHAELTCFNRDLPERLPFGGDQPKLYMSGLAPVTKIRCLLPPTPTRRPDIEQGIRWRLISHLSLNHLSLIEDEEGSHALREILSLYDYVNSNVSQAFVEGIKGIEGEPCTARVKTPNGTVFCRGTRVHLTFDSSRFSGGGMFLMASVLERFFALYCTINSFTQTVIHDETGKEIHRWAPRAGENVLL, via the coding sequence ATGAGCGACGAACTGCTCGAGTTTTATCGTCGTGAGCGTGCTTACCTGCTCGATCAGGGAAAAAGCTTCGCCGAGGCCAATCCGAAGATCGCCAGTCGACTCGGACTAGGGGGCGACGATTTCAAAGATCCGCACGTTGGGCGACTGATCGAATCGTTCGCGTACTTGAACGCACGCACGCGTTTGAAGCTGGAAGACGACTTCCCCGAGATCGCCGCGTCGATGCTCGAGGTTCTCTTCCCGCATTTGCTGCGGCCGATTCCTTCGATGTCGATCGTGCAGTTCGGTTTGGATCGAGCCCAGGTCGAAGCGTTCGACGGCTTCACGGTCGCTCGTGGAACGAGCCTCGAAACGGAACAGATCGACGGCGATCCTTGTCGCTTCCGGACCTGCTATCCGGTGACCTGTTGGCCAATCGAGATTACCGACGTCCGCATGATGAGCCATCCGTTCGAGGCTCCGGCGACCGCTTACAATACCGACTCGACCGCGATGATTCGCATTCGAGCCAAGACCTTTTCGACCAACACGCAGCTCAATCAGTTGAACCTGAAGACGCTGCGGTTCTACATCAAAGAACAGGCCCCGTATAAGTACGACCTTTACGAGCTGCTGATGACTTCGGTCGTAGGCGTGGCTGCCGCTCGCAACCCGAAGGCTCCGGACTGCCAGTTGCTTGGTACCCGCTGTATCGAGCCGGTCGGTTTTCAGCGTGACGAAGGGATGTTCGACTATCCGGCCCGGTCGTTTATCGGCTATCGGATGCTGACGGAATTCTTCACGTTTCCCGATAAGTTTCTGTTCTTCGATTTGCAGCTTGGCAACTGCCTGAAGAAGATCAGCGGCGAAGAAGTCGAGTTTTATATCTTCCTGAAGGAAACCAACGCCGACCTGGAACGCCGCTTGTCGGCCGAGAACCTGCGGATCGGTTGTACGCCGATCACGAATCTCTATCGCCAGGAAGCCGAACCGATCCGGCTGACGCACCAGCAAACCGAGTATCACGTCATTCCGGACTCGCGTCGGCCGTTTGCCAACGAGATCTATTCGATCGACGAAGTCACGGCGGTCTCGCAAGATAATCGCGAAGTTCCGTATCACCCGTTCTACTCGTTCAAGCATGCTTCGCAGTCGCGAGAAGCAGGGACCTATTGGCATGCGACGCGGCGTCCCAATCCTGGCGGACGCGAGGTGAACGACGAAGGAACCGAGCTCTTCATGTCGATTGTCGATCTCGACTTTCAGCCCAGCAGCCCGGCCCAGTGGAGCCTGCATGCCGAGTTGACTTGCTTTAATCGGGATCTGCCAGAACGCCTTCCGTTTGGGGGCGATCAGCCAAAGCTTTATATGTCGGGGCTGGCCCCGGTGACGAAGATTCGTTGCTTGTTGCCACCCACGCCGACACGTCGTCCTGACATCGAACAGGGCATTCGCTGGCGATTAATTTCCCACCTCTCGTTGAACCATCTGTCGTTGATCGAAGATGAAGAAGGTTCGCACGCCTTGCGAGAAATATTGAGCTTGTACGACTACGTCAACTCGAATGTCAGCCAGGCCTTTGTCGAAGGGATCAAAGGCATCGAGGGCGAACCATGCACGGCCCGGGTCAAGACACCCAATGGAACGGTCTTCTGCCGTGGGACGCGCGTTCATCTGACTTTCGACTCGTCGCGATTTTCAGGCGGCGGCATGTTTTTGATGGCAAGTGTGCTGGAGCGTTTCTTCGCGCTTTACTGCACGATCAATTCATTCACCCAGACGGTCATCCATGACGAGACCGGCAAGGAGATTCATCGTTGGGCACCGAGGGCCGGCGAAAACGTGCTGCTGTAG
- the tssG gene encoding type VI secretion system baseplate subunit TssG — protein MGTEGRRKRAAVASRLMEKPYQFDFFQAMRMLEKVAQEDPATFAQWQPVGEDGPPQRELVQLKVLCARTFPASEVTSIIRRRPDPEHGHADGESPFVMTTTFMGLFGAQGVMPLHYTQTVLDRVRRKDYALRDFLDLFHHRILSLFYRAWEKYRFPIAFERARRVSRNPKQLDLFTQILYSLVGMGTDGIRQRQQINDETFLYYAGHFAHTPRSALGLQQILEDYFAFEVVVQQYAGHWLYIDPADQSRLPDAAGLLGGNNRLGEETVIGHRMWNCETRFRLRIGPVDYQQYQKLMPSGDQLGEVAQLTRTYVGNSLDFDMQLVLKKTEVPPCILGSEESPCFLGYNMWLRNDEFQEDVEDAVFQHAGYPEKKSA, from the coding sequence TTGGGCACCGAGGGCCGGCGAAAACGTGCTGCTGTAGCCAGCCGACTGATGGAGAAGCCGTATCAGTTCGACTTTTTCCAGGCAATGCGAATGCTGGAAAAGGTCGCGCAGGAAGATCCGGCGACGTTCGCCCAGTGGCAACCCGTGGGCGAAGATGGACCGCCTCAGCGAGAGCTGGTGCAGTTGAAGGTATTGTGTGCGCGGACGTTCCCTGCAAGCGAGGTCACGTCGATCATTCGTCGACGTCCCGACCCCGAGCATGGCCATGCCGACGGCGAATCTCCCTTCGTCATGACAACCACCTTCATGGGACTGTTCGGTGCCCAAGGCGTGATGCCGCTGCACTACACGCAAACGGTTTTGGATCGTGTTCGTCGGAAAGATTACGCCCTGCGTGACTTTCTCGACCTGTTCCACCACCGGATCTTGTCGCTGTTTTATCGAGCGTGGGAGAAGTACCGCTTTCCCATCGCCTTCGAGCGAGCTCGACGAGTCTCGCGGAACCCGAAGCAACTTGATCTCTTCACGCAGATCTTGTACTCACTGGTTGGCATGGGAACCGATGGCATTCGCCAGCGGCAGCAAATCAACGACGAAACGTTTCTGTACTATGCCGGGCACTTCGCCCACACGCCAAGATCGGCCTTGGGGCTGCAGCAGATCCTGGAAGACTATTTCGCCTTCGAGGTCGTCGTGCAGCAGTACGCCGGGCATTGGTTGTACATCGACCCGGCCGATCAATCGCGATTGCCTGACGCGGCAGGGCTGTTGGGTGGCAACAATCGCCTCGGCGAAGAGACCGTCATTGGTCACCGCATGTGGAACTGCGAAACGCGTTTCCGTTTGCGAATTGGCCCGGTCGACTACCAGCAGTATCAAAAGCTGATGCCCAGTGGAGATCAACTGGGTGAAGTCGCCCAGCTCACGCGAACCTATGTCGGCAATTCGCTCGACTTCGATATGCAGTTGGTGCTGAAGAAAACGGAGGTGCCTCCGTGCATTCTAGGTAGCGAAGAGTCGCCTTGCTTCCTGGGTTACAACATGTGGCTTCGTAACGACGAGTTTCAAGAGGACGTCGAAGACGCCGTGTTTCAGCACGCAGGCTACCCCGAGAAAAAGTCCGCCTAA